Proteins encoded by one window of Candidatus Paceibacterota bacterium:
- the asnB gene encoding asparagine synthase (glutamine-hydrolyzing) has protein sequence MCGIAGIYKFNKGSVDRGMIKKMTDALAHRGPDDEGSYIKDHVGLGHRRLSIIDISPLGHQPMSDESGKIWIVFNGEIYNYIELRRELQRDGFSFRSDSDTEVIICAYKKWGEKCFEKFNGMWALAIWDETQKKVILCRDRLGIKPLYYFQNADSISFASEIKALLALGMKRQANDELIYDFLKFGMLDHTDGTFFLGINKVPPAHYAVITENNRLIFRRYWDFETSEKTEDKEKSKRSYANNFLEIFRDAIKIRLRSDVPAGSCLSGGLDSSSIVCVINDLLKISGVKQIKEKQKTFSSCSNDLRFDERIFINEVLKKTGAESHFVFPDPKEFLIDFEKFLLHQEEPVRGISMYAQFKVYERARKENVIVLLDGQGADEILGGYRKFYFFYLNLLLGRKKYLKFLKESFLLFSSSSVIKTLNLRSGLRYFSIGRKIMKIENLFEPAFQKKHADRNLQIGMNGGLGRRFKEDATKWSLPVLLRYADRNSMAHSTEARLPFLDYRLVEAVSAMPMDEKMRNGWTKYVMRNAMKGILPEKIRLRKDKMGFTTPEEVWLKSSLREEVEKTFLHSSFLPKYVLIDRLNNSWESFLGGKSIYSSDVFFRFFILERWAKIFKL, from the coding sequence ATGTGCGGAATCGCAGGAATCTATAAATTCAATAAAGGATCCGTGGATCGAGGTATGATCAAAAAAATGACCGATGCTCTGGCGCATCGCGGCCCGGATGACGAAGGCTCTTATATCAAAGACCATGTCGGACTCGGACACAGGCGGCTTTCGATTATCGACATTTCCCCTCTTGGACATCAGCCCATGAGCGACGAATCAGGAAAGATCTGGATCGTTTTTAACGGCGAGATATATAATTACATCGAGCTTCGCCGGGAACTGCAAAGGGATGGCTTCAGTTTCAGATCCGACTCCGATACGGAAGTGATAATCTGCGCATACAAGAAATGGGGAGAGAAATGCTTTGAAAAATTCAACGGAATGTGGGCTCTTGCGATCTGGGACGAAACACAGAAAAAAGTTATCCTCTGCCGGGATAGATTGGGGATCAAGCCTCTCTATTATTTTCAGAATGCCGATTCTATCTCCTTCGCCTCGGAAATAAAAGCCTTGCTGGCACTCGGCATGAAGCGGCAAGCCAATGATGAGCTTATCTATGATTTCCTGAAATTCGGAATGCTTGACCACACAGATGGAACATTCTTTCTCGGAATAAACAAGGTTCCGCCAGCTCATTATGCCGTCATAACGGAAAATAACCGGCTCATTTTCAGAAGATATTGGGATTTTGAGACGAGCGAAAAAACAGAAGACAAAGAGAAAAGCAAAAGATCTTATGCAAATAATTTCCTTGAGATTTTCAGGGACGCCATAAAAATACGACTGAGAAGCGATGTCCCAGCGGGATCTTGTCTTTCGGGAGGCCTGGATTCTTCTTCGATCGTCTGCGTAATCAATGACTTGCTGAAGATCTCCGGTGTAAAACAGATCAAAGAAAAACAGAAAACTTTTTCTTCCTGTTCAAACGATCTCCGCTTTGATGAAAGAATATTCATCAATGAAGTGCTGAAAAAAACCGGAGCGGAAAGCCACTTCGTCTTTCCCGACCCCAAAGAATTTCTTATTGACTTTGAAAAATTCCTACTGCATCAGGAAGAACCGGTGAGGGGTATAAGCATGTATGCGCAATTCAAAGTATATGAAAGAGCAAGGAAGGAAAATGTCATCGTGCTTCTCGATGGCCAGGGCGCAGATGAGATTTTGGGAGGTTACAGAAAGTTCTATTTCTTTTATCTGAATCTGCTGCTTGGCAGAAAGAAATATCTGAAATTCCTGAAGGAATCCTTTCTCTTGTTTTCCTCTTCTTCGGTCATCAAAACCCTCAACCTCAGATCCGGACTCAGATATTTTTCCATCGGCAGGAAGATAATGAAAATAGAAAATTTGTTCGAGCCCGCTTTCCAAAAAAAACACGCCGACAGAAATTTGCAGATAGGAATGAACGGCGGCTTGGGACGGAGGTTCAAAGAAGACGCAACGAAATGGAGCTTGCCCGTTCTGCTGAGATATGCAGACAGAAATTCAATGGCCCACTCCACCGAGGCCCGCCTACCCTTTTTAGATTATCGCTTGGTTGAAGCGGTATCCGCCATGCCGATGGATGAAAAGATGAGAAATGGCTGGACAAAATATGTCATGCGAAACGCGATGAAAGGGATCCTGCCCGAAAAGATCCGCCTGAGAAAAGACAAGATGGGCTTCACCACTCCCGAAGAAGTGTGGCTGAAATCGTCCTTGAGGGAGGAAGTTGAAAAAACGTTTTTACATTCAAGTTTCTTGCCGAAGTACGTTTTGATCGACAGACTGAATAACAGCTGGGAAAGCTTTCTTGGAGGCAAAAGCATCTACAGTTCTGATGTATTTTTCCGATTTTTTATACTTGAACGCTGGGCAAAGATTTTTAAATTATAG